A single region of the Triticum dicoccoides isolate Atlit2015 ecotype Zavitan chromosome 2B, WEW_v2.0, whole genome shotgun sequence genome encodes:
- the LOC119365636 gene encoding F-box/LRR-repeat protein At4g14103-like — translation MASGEDRISALPEDILHQVLRLLPAHEVVRTCLLARRWRGVWRSVPTLCFTGAKGWGSADRFAQFVDHLLHLRCGGDGAPLDSCDFDFDSDGFMLLPANERHASIWLWKALPRVRALRLCIVEEQEASPLSDMHLFSQHLTRLELVGVGVNNSVVDFAGCPTLVELSMDTCDVFVRQLLSPSLKHLRITRSYTSEFDRILISLPNLVSLEFIECRQGRVPFLGNLPRLARAVVVLNEYCADQCSQDRFDSCGADSDICDGCYYYYGDPGHGPHYDRNNCIFLKGLSEATDLELSAHSDVTVFNRDLKWCPTFTKLKTLLLNDWCLAADHNALICFLQHSPILEKLTLELSKGPLYETEAEGIYKPLGQSIASNCLKIVEIKCANVDSKVHKILEILTTYGIRLEQISIQQTSRIPGSGCFNFVCTEFS, via the exons ATGGCGAGCGGGGAGGACCGCATAAGCGCCCTCCCGGAGGACATCCTCCACCAGGTGCTCCGCCTCCTGCCGGCTCATGAGGTGGTGCGGACGTGCTTGCTCGCCCGGCGCTGGCGCGGCGTCTGGAGGTCTGTGCCCACCCTCTGCTTCACCGGGGCCAAGGGGTGGGGCAGCGCCGACAGGTTCGCCCAATTCGTGGACCACTTGCTCCACCTCAGGTGCGGGGGAGACGGCGCGCCTCTGGATTCCTGCGATTTTGATTTCGATTCCGACGGATTCATGCTGTTGCCCGCTAACGAGCGGCATGCGAGCATCTGGCTCTGGAAGGCCCTGCCTCGTGTCCGGGCGCTCCGGCTTTGTATCGTCGAGGAGCAGGAAGCCTCGCCACTATCTGATATGCATCTCTTCTCCCAGCACCTCACCAGATTAGAGCTTGTTGGTGTCGGTGTCAACAACAGCGTCGTTGATTTTGCAGGCTGTCCGACATTGGTGGAACTGAGTATGGATACTTGCGACGTTTTTGTCAGACAGCTGTTGTCTCCATCCTTGAAACATCTGCGCATTACCCGCAGCTATACTTCTGAGTTTGACCGCATTCTTATTTCTCTACCAAATCTTGTTTCGCTGGAGTTCATCGAATGCCGGCAAGGAAGGGTTCCATTTCTTGGAAACTTGCCGCGGTTAGCAAGAGCTGTTGTTGTGCTTAACGAGTATTGTGCTGATCAATGCTCTCAGGATCGGTTTGATAGTTGTGGTGCTGACAGTGATATTTGTGACGGTTGTTATTATTATTATGGGGATCCTGGACATGGGCCTCATTATGACCGCAACAACTGCATCTTTCTCAAAGGCTTGTCAGAAGCCACAGACTTGGAGTTGTCAGCTCATTCTGATGTG ACTGTTTTCAACAGGGATTTGAAGTGGTGCCCTACATTTACCAAGTTAAAGACTTTGCTACTCAATGATTGGTGTTTGGCTGCTGACCATAATGCACTAATTTGTTTTCTCCAACACTCGCCAATTTTGGAGAAGCTTACTCTTGAACTTTCTAAG GGACCTTTATATGAAACTGAAGCAGAAGGAATATACAAACCATTGGGACAGTCAATTGCATCCAACTGTCTTAAGATTGTTGAAATCAAATGTGCAAATGTTGATAGCAAGGTTCACAAAATTTTGGAAATACTGACTACGTACGGCATACGCCTTGAGCAAATTAGTATCCAACAAACTAGCCGGATTCCTGGATCTGGAT GTTTCAATTTTGTTTGCACTGAGTTCAGCTAA